From a single Peptostreptococcaceae bacterium genomic region:
- a CDS encoding sodium:solute symporter family protein, whose protein sequence is MPKSYMFLLFFFLYSIALLYFGKSGYKETETISDFFVGGKRLGLLACVSTFVATWFSAASMQGLPGLIYTYGYAFVFYSVIPWFIGAWFLILLAPKLRASGAMTIPEYLNMRYDSKAIQVSGGLLVVMNFILYIVIQIRGFGIVISEFLEIPYTLAILIVYIFVLYTTFGGLFSIARSDSFNMVIICMGVLIAVISILNRVGGIGALFEKARMIEGYAIEGYPYYTPKGSLLHPLAGGNMPLLTLISAFFGWGLGLSTNPQYTTRIIAAKDDKTAVKMIKISIVILSFVYAGLILIGLGSRAIIPMVQGVDSIDAIFPFIFNSLLSSKISGLVFLSIMAAAISTANSQLLVASSSFVYDVFEIVSKKTHTDEMLLGISRFVVFVAGSISLLLALSPPESLLVYGGYIWGMFSVSFLIPLYGGAFWKKATRKGAICSMVSGLAVMIFLIIYNYESQSVFDLHPAMPGVIVSAIVFYVASRLEGAGII, encoded by the coding sequence ATGCCAAAATCATACATGTTCTTGCTGTTTTTCTTTTTGTATTCGATTGCATTGCTTTATTTTGGAAAATCAGGCTATAAAGAAACGGAAACAATAAGTGATTTTTTTGTAGGTGGAAAGAGGCTAGGGTTGTTAGCATGTGTGTCGACCTTTGTAGCCACTTGGTTTAGTGCTGCATCAATGCAAGGACTTCCGGGTCTCATTTATACATACGGGTACGCTTTTGTGTTTTATTCTGTAATACCTTGGTTTATAGGAGCGTGGTTCCTTATTTTGCTGGCTCCAAAGCTTAGGGCCAGCGGCGCTATGACCATACCGGAATATCTAAATATGCGTTATGACAGCAAAGCAATTCAAGTGTCGGGTGGCCTGCTTGTTGTAATGAATTTCATTTTATACATAGTCATACAGATTCGAGGTTTTGGAATTGTAATTTCTGAATTCTTGGAAATCCCGTATACTCTTGCAATTTTGATAGTTTATATTTTTGTATTGTATACAACTTTCGGTGGTTTGTTTTCAATCGCAAGAAGCGACAGCTTCAATATGGTAATCATATGCATGGGAGTGTTGATTGCGGTCATAAGTATTCTTAATCGTGTCGGTGGAATTGGTGCTCTCTTTGAAAAAGCGAGAATGATTGAAGGCTATGCAATTGAGGGTTATCCATATTATACGCCAAAAGGATCTTTGCTTCATCCGTTGGCGGGCGGGAACATGCCTCTTTTGACCTTGATATCGGCATTTTTCGGATGGGGACTAGGGCTTTCTACAAATCCACAGTATACAACACGGATAATTGCGGCAAAGGACGATAAAACGGCGGTAAAAATGATAAAGATTTCCATAGTTATTTTAAGTTTTGTGTATGCGGGTCTCATACTCATCGGATTAGGGAGCAGAGCAATCATTCCGATGGTACAAGGGGTGGATTCCATAGATGCCATATTCCCATTCATTTTCAATTCGCTGCTGTCTTCAAAAATCAGCGGGCTTGTATTCTTGTCTATTATGGCTGCCGCCATATCGACCGCGAATTCGCAGCTTCTCGTGGCATCGAGCAGTTTTGTATATGATGTTTTCGAGATTGTATCGAAAAAAACACATACTGACGAGATGCTGCTAGGCATAAGTCGATTTGTTGTTTTCGTAGCCGGAAGCATTTCTCTCTTGCTGGCGTTGTCTCCTCCGGAAAGTCTTTTGGTTTACGGCGGATACATCTGGGGGATGTTCTCGGTTTCTTTTTTGATACCACTTTATGGAGGGGCATTTTGGAAAAAAGCTACCAGGAAGGGGGCCATTTGCAGCATGGTTTCCGGACTTGCGGTTATGATTTTTCTAATCATCTACAATTATGAATCGCAAAGTGTATTTGATTTGCATCCGGCTATGCCGGGGGTTATCGTTTCAGCTATCGTGTTTTATGTAGCCAGCAGACTTGAGGGGGCTGGAATAATATGA